A single region of the Triticum dicoccoides isolate Atlit2015 ecotype Zavitan chromosome 2B, WEW_v2.0, whole genome shotgun sequence genome encodes:
- the LOC119365048 gene encoding uncharacterized protein LOC119365048 isoform X3, which translates to MPSTPLANGTVRVRPSTISFLAHLLPIAKPGSPRPPQLLAREEKRRWQPLPPFSCGRAAPLLRPRLPGGRSRRSCCCRSSARRGSGGPRCARRRRPLIGGSRRTLSDDLLGMPPLLSKKDCLEGNEAYQTRKLWRGGTFLHPWQYRGVAHASHLVAVTDRQEQGWGCIKEESGAVGEGLLLGGPWGSKVDCWSLMESGSCSKICDILWKLQVGQAVHEDPTTTTKQSFCYCQCFHSSRYLSMHILMNRHKTLDSHKYVR; encoded by the exons ATGCCGTCCACCCCTCTCGCCAATGGCACCGTCCGCGTTCGCCCCTCTACCATCTCCTTCCTCGCCCATCTCCTCCCCATTGCTAAGCCAGGATCTCCGCGCCCTCCCCAGTTGCTCGCACGCGAGGAGAAGAGGAGGTGGCAGCCACTGCCACCGTTCTCGTGCGGCCGCGCAGCTCCTCTGCTCCGACCCCGTCTTCCCGGGGGGCGCAGCCGTCGCTCATGTTGCTGCAGGAGTAGTGCGCGCAGGGGGAGTGGCGGGCCAAGGTgcgctcgccggcgccgcccgctgATCGGCGGATCCCGGCGCACCCTTTCCGACGACCTGCTGGGCATGCCACCACTGCTGTCG AAAAAGGATTGTCTCGAAGGAAATGAAGCTTACCAAACAAGGAAATTATGGCGAGGAGGCACTTTTCTCCACCCTTGGCAATACAGAG GGGTGGCACACGCGTCCCACTTGGTGGCGGTGACAGATCGGCAAGAACAAGGGTGGGGTTGTATTAAGGAGGAGAGCGGGGCGGTTGGCGAGGGACTCCTCCTTGGCGGTCCGTGGGGAAGTAAG GTGGACTGCTGGTCATTGATGGAGTCGGGCTCATGCAGCAAAATCTGTGATATTCTCTGGAAGCTGCAGGTAGGCCAGGCTGTTCATGAGGATCCGACGACGACCACCAAG CAATCCTTCTGCTATTGCCAGTGCTTCCATTCATCAAGATATCTgtccatgcatatcttgatgaacaGACATAAAACCTTGGATTCCCATAAATATGTTAG GTAA
- the LOC119365048 gene encoding uncharacterized protein LOC119365048 isoform X2, translating into MPSTPLANGTVRVRPSTISFLAHLLPIAKPGSPRPPQLLAREEKRRWQPLPPFSCGRAAPLLRPRLPGGRSRRSCCCRSSARRGSGGPRCARRRRPLIGGSRRTLSDDLLGMPPLLSKKDCLEGNEAYQTRKLWRGGTFLHPWQYRGVAHASHLVAVTDRQEQGWGCIKEESGAVGEGLLLGGPWGSKVRWVSLLEPYDQKDDRKGSFQAYKHKVDCWSLMESGSCSKICDILWKLQVGQAVHEDPTTTTKVYKQQYNNSRNLHLNTALFSRIIISRLESTSPHNLQSSTIMFCFMFYDQQSFCYCQCFHSSRYLSMHILMNRHKTLDSHKYVR; encoded by the exons ATGCCGTCCACCCCTCTCGCCAATGGCACCGTCCGCGTTCGCCCCTCTACCATCTCCTTCCTCGCCCATCTCCTCCCCATTGCTAAGCCAGGATCTCCGCGCCCTCCCCAGTTGCTCGCACGCGAGGAGAAGAGGAGGTGGCAGCCACTGCCACCGTTCTCGTGCGGCCGCGCAGCTCCTCTGCTCCGACCCCGTCTTCCCGGGGGGCGCAGCCGTCGCTCATGTTGCTGCAGGAGTAGTGCGCGCAGGGGGAGTGGCGGGCCAAGGTgcgctcgccggcgccgcccgctgATCGGCGGATCCCGGCGCACCCTTTCCGACGACCTGCTGGGCATGCCACCACTGCTGTCG AAAAAGGATTGTCTCGAAGGAAATGAAGCTTACCAAACAAGGAAATTATGGCGAGGAGGCACTTTTCTCCACCCTTGGCAATACAGAG GGGTGGCACACGCGTCCCACTTGGTGGCGGTGACAGATCGGCAAGAACAAGGGTGGGGTTGTATTAAGGAGGAGAGCGGGGCGGTTGGCGAGGGACTCCTCCTTGGCGGTCCGTGGGGAAGTAAGGTGAGGTGGGTCTCATTACTAGAGCCATATGACCAAAAAGATGATAGGAAAGGCTCTTTCCAAGCATACAAGCATAAG GTGGACTGCTGGTCATTGATGGAGTCGGGCTCATGCAGCAAAATCTGTGATATTCTCTGGAAGCTGCAGGTAGGCCAGGCTGTTCATGAGGATCCGACGACGACCACCAAG GTATACAAACAACAGTATAACAACTCTAGAAATCTACATCTTAATACTGCCCTATTTTCGCGGATTATAATCTCCAGGCTGGAATCAACAAGCCCACATAATCTTCAGTCTTCCACAATTATGTTTTGCTTCATGTTCTATGATCAG CAATCCTTCTGCTATTGCCAGTGCTTCCATTCATCAAGATATCTgtccatgcatatcttgatgaacaGACATAAAACCTTGGATTCCCATAAATATGTTAG GTAA
- the LOC119365048 gene encoding uncharacterized protein LOC119365048 isoform X1, with protein MPSTPLANGTVRVRPSTISFLAHLLPIAKPGSPRPPQLLAREEKRRWQPLPPFSCGRAAPLLRPRLPGGRSRRSCCCRSSARRGSGGPRCARRRRPLIGGSRRTLSDDLLGMPPLLSKKDCLEGNEAYQTRKLWRGGTFLHPWQYRGVAHASHLVAVTDRQEQGWGCIKEESGAVGEGLLLGGPWGSKVDCWSLMESGSCSKICDILWKLQVGQAVHEDPTTTTKVYKQQYNNSRNLHLNTALFSRIIISRLESTSPHNLQSSTIMFCFMFYDQVVICCTVLPCFDLGIHLGSNFDKTKLVCWLKGSLGAVVKLLPCDHEVMGSSPGNSLLQKCRERLRTIDPKWSDPSPTLRKRELHAPGCPFFKAGLLAAGWCHLMVLCYGDSERDVFPAIEVAS; from the exons ATGCCGTCCACCCCTCTCGCCAATGGCACCGTCCGCGTTCGCCCCTCTACCATCTCCTTCCTCGCCCATCTCCTCCCCATTGCTAAGCCAGGATCTCCGCGCCCTCCCCAGTTGCTCGCACGCGAGGAGAAGAGGAGGTGGCAGCCACTGCCACCGTTCTCGTGCGGCCGCGCAGCTCCTCTGCTCCGACCCCGTCTTCCCGGGGGGCGCAGCCGTCGCTCATGTTGCTGCAGGAGTAGTGCGCGCAGGGGGAGTGGCGGGCCAAGGTgcgctcgccggcgccgcccgctgATCGGCGGATCCCGGCGCACCCTTTCCGACGACCTGCTGGGCATGCCACCACTGCTGTCG AAAAAGGATTGTCTCGAAGGAAATGAAGCTTACCAAACAAGGAAATTATGGCGAGGAGGCACTTTTCTCCACCCTTGGCAATACAGAG GGGTGGCACACGCGTCCCACTTGGTGGCGGTGACAGATCGGCAAGAACAAGGGTGGGGTTGTATTAAGGAGGAGAGCGGGGCGGTTGGCGAGGGACTCCTCCTTGGCGGTCCGTGGGGAAGTAAG GTGGACTGCTGGTCATTGATGGAGTCGGGCTCATGCAGCAAAATCTGTGATATTCTCTGGAAGCTGCAGGTAGGCCAGGCTGTTCATGAGGATCCGACGACGACCACCAAG GTATACAAACAACAGTATAACAACTCTAGAAATCTACATCTTAATACTGCCCTATTTTCGCGGATTATAATCTCCAGGCTGGAATCAACAAGCCCACATAATCTTCAGTCTTCCACAATTATGTTTTGCTTCATGTTCTATGATCAGGTTGTAATCTGCTGTACGGTGCTGCCCTGCTTTGATTTGGGGATTCATCTGGGATCTAATTTTGACAAAACAAAGCTGGTTTGTTggctgaaggggagccttggcgcagtggtaaagctgctgccttgtgaccatgaggtcatgggttcaagtcctggaaacagcctcttacaaaaatgtagggaaaggctgcgtactatagacccaaagtggtcggacccttccccgaccctgcgcaagcgggagctacatgcaccgggctgccctttttttaaAGCTGGTTTGTTGGCTGCTGGCTGGTGTCACCTGATGGTACTGTGCTACGGAGACTCGGAGAGAGATGTTTTTCCAGCAATAGAAGTGGCCAGTTAG